In Cryptomeria japonica chromosome 10, Sugi_1.0, whole genome shotgun sequence, a genomic segment contains:
- the LOC131859590 gene encoding G-type lectin S-receptor-like serine/threonine-protein kinase At1g34300, protein MEDQCKVYGWCGNFGVCVYNGTGPYCKCLSADFDQIDPNDATKGCRRQDDITQCSNNQSMIQMDHTEFFSYPPESESNSEIYYLGFPDCWENCLKNPSCIASTLMNDGTGTCRMKTSNFTSAYQAVSIPSTSNVKNLTNAIVFVRQLCFWPPKLRFWISIFLRTSIFHHQFAARASCLRIAPLFVPPWPILYQLKILQI, encoded by the exons ATGGAAGACCAGTGCAAAGTCTATGGATGGTGTGGAAATTTTGGGGTGTGTGTTTACAATGGTACAGGTCCATATTGCAAATGCCTATCTGCAGATTTTGATCAGATAGATCCGAATGATGCCACTAAGGGATGCAGGAGGCAAGATGATATAACACAGTGCAGCAATAACCAGAGTATGATTCAAATGGATCATACAGAATTCTTTTCTTACCCCCCAGAGTCAGAATCAAATTCTGAAATATATTACTTGGGGTTTCCAGATTGTTGGGAGAATTGCCTCAAGAATCCGAGCTGCATTGCATCTACATTGATGAATGATGGCACGGGGACTTGCAGGATGAAGACGAGCAACTTCACCAGTGCTTATCAAGCAGTAAGCATTCCAAGCACTTCAAATGTAAAG AATCTCACAAATGCTATCGTCTTTGTACGACAACTGTGTTTTTGGCCACCTAAATTAAGGTTTTGGATTTCGATATTCTTGCGGACTTCAATTTTTCATCATCAGTTTGCTGCGAGGGCTTCCTGTCTCAGAATTGCTCCGCTATTCGTTCCGCCATGGCCAATACTCTACCAGTTGAAAATCCTCCAAATTTGA